CTCTCAAAAACTCAACAGGGTACACAGCATTCATGGTGCAATCTATGATATTTCAGGTAAAAAGGTAGAAAGCCTGGTAGCGGACCGAGTGGTAGATCAGAGCCTCATAGCAGGTTACTCTTTATATGAGGATAGCAGGGTTAAATATTTCCGGCCAAAAACACTATCATATCCCTTTACGGTTGAATATACTTATGTGATTGAATTTGATGGTCTGATGCAGATACCTGAATGGGATCCGGTTAACTCTGCCAACGTTTCTGTAGAAAAAAGTATTTTCAGGATTATTTGTCCTCCATCCCTTACATTCCGTTATCTTGAAAAAAACCTGAAAATAAAGGCCGATATTGTTAATGGAGAATCCGGTACAATTTATGAATGGAAAATCACCGGCGTTCCGGCTTTTGTTACCGAGCCTTTTAGCGGTCCACATGAAAATTTCTCACCCATGGTTTATGTTGCACCTGATAATTTTGAACTCGAAGGATATGCAGGTAATATGTCCACTTGGTCAGATTATGGAAAGTGGGGTATTCTTGTGAATCAGGGAAGAGACCAGTTACCGGCAGAAACTGTTGCGCTGATAAAAGAAAAAACTAAGAATTGCTCCGATGATAAAGACAAAGCTCGTGTCATTTATGAGTATATGCAGGACAAAACACGTTACCTTAATATTTCTGTGGGTATAGGCGGCTGGCAGACACTTCCGGCTGAAACTATTGACAGACTTGGTTACGGCGATTGCAAAGCGCTTTCAAACTATACTATGTCTTTACTTGGGGCTGCAGGCATCAAGGCAGATTATGTATGGGTCAGAGCCGGTGAAAACGAAGTCAACCCTGATCCATCTTTTCCTATGGATTACTTCAATCATGAGATCCTTTGCATTCCCACGGAAAAAGATACGATCTGGCTCGAATGCACGAATCAGCATTTGCCTTTTGGTTTTATCGGTACTTTCACTGATGACCGAAAGGTACTGATGGTTACTGATGAAGGCGGAAAGCTTGTCAATACAAAAATTTATAACGCCGATGAGAATTGTTACAACAGGAAAATTACTATTACACTTGGTGAAACAGGTGATGTAAAACTAATCAGTTCTACAGATTATAGAGGTATCCAATATTACAACCATCTTAGTTTATTCCTGGCAGGTACAGAGGATAAAAAACGGAAAATTCTGGATGACATCAATATACCAGGCACAGATATCCTGAATTTTAAATATTCAGAAAATAAAAAAGCAATTCCTGTTATAAATGAATATCTTGAACTTGGTATAATGCGCTATGCAACGATTTCGGGATCCCGATTGCTTATGCCGCTTATAGCAATTGACCGGCAACGTGATGTTCCGAAAATAGTAAAAAACCGTAAATCCGATGTTATTATCAGAAGATCATCCATATCAACTGACACCATTGCTGTCCTGATCCCTGAAGGCTTTACAACTGAAGTCATGCCTGCAGAAATTAAAACCGAATCAAGATTTGGAAAGTATTCCCTAAAAGTTATGCCTGATAATAACAAAGCGTTGATATGTGTGAGGAGATTTGAGTTATCTAAAGGGACACACCCTGCTTCAACATATATTGAATTGGTAAATTTTTATAAAAAAATAGCTCTGGCAGACAACTCAAAGATAAGTTTCAAGCGAATACAGCAGTAATTATTTCCACCTGCGATACTCACCTTTAAACGTGCAGACGGTTTTTCCGGCGGCATTGACAGTGGCGCTGCAACTCAACCCGCCCGACTCATTTTCTTTTGCCGATAGGGTGAAAAGCATTGCCGGAGATAATACCGGGGAAACAAATCCAAGATATTTAATATTTCCGGCTTTCTCCAGTATCA
The Bacteroidales bacterium genome window above contains:
- a CDS encoding DUF3857 domain-containing protein, which codes for MRRQLFSVFVFIMSVQLSHAGDDLKYPVAEIPDSLKMDAKLVKRNEEQTFEIKSVGKGILTMSYAYTIMNENGLEQAMLIVPYSQKLNRVHSIHGAIYDISGKKVESLVADRVVDQSLIAGYSLYEDSRVKYFRPKTLSYPFTVEYTYVIEFDGLMQIPEWDPVNSANVSVEKSIFRIICPPSLTFRYLEKNLKIKADIVNGESGTIYEWKITGVPAFVTEPFSGPHENFSPMVYVAPDNFELEGYAGNMSTWSDYGKWGILVNQGRDQLPAETVALIKEKTKNCSDDKDKARVIYEYMQDKTRYLNISVGIGGWQTLPAETIDRLGYGDCKALSNYTMSLLGAAGIKADYVWVRAGENEVNPDPSFPMDYFNHEILCIPTEKDTIWLECTNQHLPFGFIGTFTDDRKVLMVTDEGGKLVNTKIYNADENCYNRKITITLGETGDVKLISSTDYRGIQYYNHLSLFLAGTEDKKRKILDDINIPGTDILNFKYSENKKAIPVINEYLELGIMRYATISGSRLLMPLIAIDRQRDVPKIVKNRKSDVIIRRSSISTDTIAVLIPEGFTTEVMPAEIKTESRFGKYSLKVMPDNNKALICVRRFELSKGTHPASTYIELVNFYKKIALADNSKISFKRIQQ